The genomic region ATAAATGGGATGATCCGCAATGAAGCAGAACATAAACCTTTTCccattttaacccttttggctTTTTCTCACAGTGCAAACAAAGATGGTTTCAGAAATTCAACCCCTGCATGACATTGGAAACATGCTGTACAACATAAGCACCACCACCCTTACCCTTACCAATGCCAAGAAAAGATGGCGTCGTGCCTACTTCTCCGTATATTTCTCAAACGCCATGGCGTCCATCGCCAAAGACGTCTTCTCCAAGGCGCTGCCCGTTTCGCACCCGACGTATTCCGTTATCAATATCAAAGAGTCAGTGACAGATCATTTCTATGGTATTGATCAAACACAGCTTGTTGATATCATACAAAACAAAGACATGGAAGCGCTACACAGGTTTGCTGGTGTCAAGGGTTTAGCGAAAACACTTCACACTCATCTTGATGACGGAATCGACGGCCAAGATTTAAACGAAAGGAGAACCGTGTTTGGTTCCAATACTTACCATAAACCCCCTCCaaagggtttgttttattttgtcgTTGAGGCTTTTAAAGATGTCACCATTCTCATACTAATGGGGTGCGCGGTTCTTTCTCTTGGTTTTGGTATCAAAGAAGACGGAATCAACGAGGGTTGGTATGAAGGTGGAAGCATACTTCTCGCAGTCTTTCTAGTTATCGTTGTGTCTGCAGTTAGTAACTTTAGACAAGAAAAACAGTTTGATAGTCTGTCAAAAATAAGCAATAATATCAAGACTGATGTTGTTAGAGAAGGGAGAAGACAGAAGATATCGATATTCGATATAGTTGTTGGAGATATTGTGGTTTTGAATGTCAGAGATCAGAATCCAGCAGACGGCTTGTTTATTGACGGGCATTCATTGCTGGTGGACGAGTCGAGCATGACAGGCGAAAGTGAGCAAATAGACGTAAACGCCACCGGTAATCCGTTTTTAATCTCTGGTGCTAAAGTGGCTGACGGGCATTGTCGGATGCTAGTGTTATCAGTTGGGATGAACACTTCTTGGGGGAAGATGATGAGTTCCATCACGGGTGATAATAACGAGGAAACGCCATTACAATCACGCCTCAACAAACTAACTTCTTCAATTGGAAAGGTAGGTCTTGCAGTTGCTTTTCTAGTTCTTTTAGTTATGTTAATTCGTTACTTCACGGGAAACACAGAAGATGAAAATGGTAAACGAGAGTATAACGGGAAAGGCACGAGTGTAAACGAAATACTAGATTCTGTTACGGGTATATTCTCGGCGGCGGTGACCATCGTGGTGGTGGCAATACCTGAAGGTCTACCGCTAGCAGTGACCCTCACACTTGCATACTCTATGAAGAGAATGATGAGTGATCAAGCCATGGTTCGGAAGTTATCCGCCTGTGAGACCATGGGTTCCGCCACGGTTATATGCACCGATAAGACCGGGACTTTGACTATGAACCAGATGACGATAACAAAGTTCTGGCTTGGTCTCGAGTACATAGAACAACATGCTTCTAATGTTATCGCCTTACAAGTCCTTGAACTTCTACATGAGGCAGTTGGGCTGAACACTACAGGTACGATATTCAAACACGCTTCACGACTGGTACCTGAATACTCCGGGTCACCAACTGAGAAAGCGATTTTATCGTGGGCGGTTGAGGATTTGGAGATGGATATGGAGAAACTGAAACAATGTTCGACTGTTCTTCATGTCGAGACATTTAATTCGAAGAAAAAGCGAAGTGGGGTTTCGATTAGGAGAAACAACGACAACACTATTCATGTTCACTGGAAAGGAGCTGCAGAGATGGTACTAGCAATGTGCTCAAAATATTATAACAGCAACGGGTGTAAAGAGATAATCGATAGCGATTCAAGAAAACAATTGGAGAATATAATCGAGGGAATGGCAGCAAGTAGTCTCAGGTGCATTGCTTTCGCCCATAAGAAGGTTCTAGAAGGTACAGAAACGTTAGCCGAAGAAGGGTTAACTTTGCTCGGGATCGTTGGATTGAAGGATCCATGTAGACCCGGATCCAAAAAAGCTATAGAAACCTGCCGGTTTGCTGGAGTTGAAGTCAAGATGATAACGGGAGATAACTTATTCACAGCAAAAGCCATAGCCACCGAATGTGGGATACTGGAATCAGGTCAAGAAGTGTGTGAAGACGAAGTGGTGGAAGGTGTCCAGTTTCGTAATTTCACAGATGAAGAAAGAATGCAAAAGGTTGATAGAATCCGTGTGATGGCAAGATCTTCGCCTTTTGATAAGCTTTTGATGGTAAAGTGCTTGAAACAAAAAGGGCACGTTGTGGCTGTTACCGGTGACGGGACAAACGATGCACCGGCACTCAAAGAAGCCGATATTGGTCTTTCAATGGGAATTCAAGGAACCGAAGTAGCCAAACAGAGCTCTGATATCGTGATCTTAGACGACGACATTGCATCTATTTCAACTGTATTAATGTGGGGACGGTGCGTGTACAATAACATCCAAAAGTTCATCCAGTTTCAACTCACGGTAAATGTCGCAGCTCTTGTTATTAACTTCATTGCAGCGGTAACTTCTGGCGGGGTCCCTTTAACCGCAGTTCAACTTCTGTGGGTGAATCTAATCATGGATACTTTGGGTGCACTTGCACTTGCTACAGAAGGGCCCACTAAGGAACTCTTGAACAAACCACCGGTGGGTCGGGTCGAACCTCTCATAACTAACGTCATGTGGAGAAACCTACTTGCACAAGCTATTTTCCAGATTACTGTTCTATTGACGTTCCAGTTTAGAGGTGAGGCGATATTCAACGTGAATGAGAGGGTGAAAGACACAGTAATTTTCAATACTTTTGTGCTATGTCAAGTGTTCAATGAGTTCAACTCGAGGAAGCTGGAGAAAAGGAATATATTCAAAGGTATACATAAAAACAGATTGTTTATTGGAATAATCGGAATTACTATAATCCTTCAGATTGTGATGGTGGAGTTTTTGAAGAAGTTTGCGGATACAGAAAGACTAAATGGTGTGCAGTGGGGAATATGTATTGGTATTGCAGCTTTGTCTTGGCCTATTGGATGGATTATGAAGTTGATACCAGTACCCGATAAACCATTTCTAAGCTACATTAGACGCTAAGCTACAAACGGTTGTAAATACATGACTATAGCAGTTataagattttatttcatctccGTTGTATTTAGTTACTTTGTGATTTATGATTATATAAGAATAGTATTATGGTTTTGTTCCCTATATTCCTTGTTTTTGGGTTTCATATTCAGTTCTCAAGGATCATGTTATACACCAAATAAAAGAGACCCACAAAGAAGAATTCTATGTGATGAAAATGAACAAAAGTTTGAAAGTAAACACATTGAGAGAATGTATGCAATGAACATAACAGATGCACGATAACACACTTCAACGCTTTTGTTGCTAACACACACATACATAAGAGCAACTCTATAAGAAAACCATCAGTGATTAGAAGCCCAACTTATTGTATTTTGCCAAAAGTTCTTTATATAACCATCAAAGAATGAAGGCGACGGGTGCAATATAAGTTAATCTGGATAGTATCTGGGTAATTTGAATCAGTTACGTTAGAAGTGACGGGTGCAGTATAAGTTATCTTTCATTTCGTGTAATTTCATTTGTAAGGTGTGAGTATTTCTTTTGGCGTGGGGTGGTAATCTTACGAGTTGGATAACTCGAGAGAGATATATAAATATGGAGCAGTTATAATATTGGGTGGGGGGACTTTTGGGTTCTATGTATTTGGTGTGCGTGAGTATTTGGTGTTGTATATGCGCCGCAAGAAGGGTTGAAGAGCATTTATTGTGTGCGTTTGGTGCTGTGTTGTTTCAGTGAGTCGCACATTACTTATTATCAAGAAAGTGGTGTGTACTAAAACATTTGTGTCTTGCGGTACGATACTTTATGTCGTGCAAACTCCTTTGCAGCATACTGTTTGTGTTCATTTCTGGGATGAGGGAGAGTACATTTTATATAGATCATGAGCATGTCGCAGGTTTCTTACGGGTTTAACCAGCTCATGTGCAAGCGACTGGCCTCTTTTCATAAGTTCAAAAGATGCATGTAGTATAGAGGATGAGGTTGAAAAGACGATTATCATAAGAGAGAACTTGGAGACACAAGAGATTTTGGAGGCTGATCAtgcattgaaaaaaaaaataacatatagaGAACTTGGAGACATATTCTCTGATCGGGCTTCAAGTTTATTCAGCCAAGGTGTCAATCATTAAGATTTAAGAGACCTTAATGACATACTATTATACAACAAAGGTGTAATAATTGGGAGGCACATCCACACTACCATCCTGTCCACTTTGAAACAATTAGAATATATGTACGTATGAATAAGCGAAAACACATACCAGATTTGAATACATTTAAACTATTTAACTGTCAAGGGTACATATATGCAACAGCAAGAACACAAAGGCATATACGGTATACACAAAGGGATCACAATGATACTCAAAATCACTAAGATGTTTGGCATAGTTTTCATGTTCCCCAAGactacaaaaaaataaaaataaaaactattagAAAACCAATGCAAATCCTTATGAAATTCAGCTACTACATAGCTGCATTCTGCAATAATTATCTAATCTTCCTTTTGTTGTAGTAAAATACCCACACCTTGATCGAGTCATGCCAAACTTAGCTGATAGTAGTGGGTTAACAACATTTTACGAGTCATTTGAAACGGGTCGGTTACCCCGTGTGCCACAATTGGATCACTTGGAGCTCCATGATGGAGGTTGAAAAAAACCTCGTTCACTCTTGCATTTTCCTTTCTATACTTTATGTAGTTGCATTTCTTGATTTTCAGGTAGTACTTTGTTCCTAATTGTTATATTGTTTAAACGTGGGATAGTGCAGATTGATCTATATGTACTTAACTTTTAATCAATGAAAAGGGTGAATGTTTTTACGAAGAAATTGATTTCTTGTGTTTCTCAGTTCAATAGCGGCATATTGAATGGTGTTCTTTGGACTTTGGAGCCTAGAGTTCAGAGTTGGATCGAGTGGTGAGTTTCTGTAACTCGGTTCAAGTTTAGATCACCCAACAAGTTGTTCAAGTTGTGATTTCTGTATCTTGTTTGATCCGTTGACTAtccggtttttttttttcatctcaATTTTAAACATCCTACCCGTTACCAAACCGGATTTTTATCGTTAGCACTATTCTTATTACAAATCTTAAAACAAACCTGATTCTATTACTACCAATTAGTGATTTTTCTAAGCCAAACtttgtaaaaaataaaaccaGAAGGAAAGCTATGGATTATGTTAGTATCGTAGGTATTATTATGTTCTTCTCATACTGTATCATTAGACGATTAATCACCAGAGTGTCTCAATTCAAATCCACCAAATCATGAATTTCAATCACTATTGAATGTTAGGGTTAAATGATTGGTTCAAATTCAGAATGCAGTAGATTCAATCAACATATATTACTTACTTTCTTCACCTATCAATGAAGTTGATGAAAATCAACACTGAGATATAAACTTCCACTAATCATACAAACTTGATGAAATTCCAATTGGAGATAACATAGATCAAGGGTACCGTTTGATTGACGACTGAAAATTATTAGACATTATTGAAAAAGTGTGGGCGTACCTTTCTATGACTATGACGATCGCACCTTGATTTGAACAAAGATATGCTGATAACAAGTATTTCCACAATAACATCTGTTTGTGGAGTGAGACGACACCTAAAGGAGGAACCGCCATGGACGGGAAGGTGATGGATGCTCTTGCTTTGGctattttacttttattttccaTGTCCACTGGAAAGGAGCTGCAGAGATGGTACTGGCAATGTGCTCAAAATATTATATCAGCAACGGAAGAGATCATTGATAGCGATTCAAGAAAACAACTGGAGAATATAATCGAGGGAATGGCAAGAAAACAATTGGAGAATATAATCGAGGGAATGGCAGCAAGTAGCCTCAGGTGCATTGCTTTCAGCGCATAGATAGAGCGGCTCTATACCGGGTCCACCCGGGTTTTCGTCCCACCGTGCCTTACGCCAGAGAGTTGTGCTCTTGTGGTGACACAACGACTGTTAAGTGGCAGCCGACGGTATGGTTTCCCGGGGGAACGCCCAAGCCAAACTCTGAAGCCAGTGTGGGCccgttaagacaacatagtcggCCGGAGTGGGGCAACGATGCTCTCCAATTTAGGGAGTGCGGTAGCCTAATACAAGAAAGTCGTCGTtccaaaaaataaaagaaaaagaaacgtTAGCCGAAGAAGGGTTAACTTTGCTCGGGATCGTTGGATTGAAGTTAAAAGGTGTTTGGCATGAAATGTCACTCCACTGTGACTTATTAAGTTTTCAAAAAAGTtataagttgttttgaaaagctaagccaaacatggCCTAAAATCGATCTAAAGCTAGCGGTCTCACATGGGAGAGGTGGCTACTGTTCTATTTAGAGGGCTGAATGTTTAATATGTAATTGGGTTTGTTATGTTGGGTGTTTTGCTTGTACATTTCTGGCCGTCTAATGTGTTTGTTAGCGTGTCACTTTTTATCGTAATAAAATTGCTTTGTTGGCCGTAAAAAAATATCTTTCCCAACTGGAAATGACAATTGGGCTAGCCCAACACATGTCTTCCACACTCTCCGCGAGAAAATCTAATAACCCATGAAAATCAATTCCTAACTacaatctatatctatatatattaataaatgaaatGATTTGGGCTATGTGTCATTGGATGGTGGAGCTATTTTGCTTATGTGACATTCTATGGTTAAGTAAAGGGAGATTTTGGGAGAGAAATCATCTCATTCTCTATACACAAACCAAATTTCACAATACACAAACCAAAAACTTGGTTGGACGCGGGATCCGGGAGTATTTGGGTCGGATTTATGGGTTATCCAAATAACCCAATTAGAATATGGATCCTATACAAGGGTTTGTCTCAATTATTGTACCCAAAATTTTCATACCAATACCTTCTTTCTCTCTGTTCTCTCTCTTTTAACT from Helianthus annuus cultivar XRQ/B chromosome 10, HanXRQr2.0-SUNRISE, whole genome shotgun sequence harbors:
- the LOC110884075 gene encoding calcium-transporting ATPase 12, plasma membrane-type-like, which codes for MVSEIQPLHDIGNMLYNISTTTLTLTNAKKRWRRAYFSVYFSNAMASIAKDVFSKALPVSHPTYSVINIKESVTDHFYGIDQTQLVDIIQNKDMEALHRFAGVKGLAKTLHTHLDDGIDGQDLNERRTVFGSNTYHKPPPKGLFYFVVEAFKDVTILILMGCAVLSLGFGIKEDGINEGWYEGGSILLAVFLVIVVSAVSNFRQEKQFDSLSKISNNIKTDVVREGRRQKISIFDIVVGDIVVLNVRDQNPADGLFIDGHSLLVDESSMTGESEQIDVNATGNPFLISGAKVADGHCRMLVLSVGMNTSWGKMMSSITGDNNEETPLQSRLNKLTSSIGKVGLAVAFLVLLVMLIRYFTGNTEDENGKREYNGKGTSVNEILDSVTGIFSAAVTIVVVAIPEGLPLAVTLTLAYSMKRMMSDQAMVRKLSACETMGSATVICTDKTGTLTMNQMTITKFWLGLEYIEQHASNVIALQVLELLHEAVGLNTTGTIFKHASRLVPEYSGSPTEKAILSWAVEDLEMDMEKLKQCSTVLHVETFNSKKKRSGVSIRRNNDNTIHVHWKGAAEMVLAMCSKYYNSNGCKEIIDSDSRKQLENIIEGMAASSLRCIAFAHKKVLEGTETLAEEGLTLLGIVGLKDPCRPGSKKAIETCRFAGVEVKMITGDNLFTAKAIATECGILESGQEVCEDEVVEGVQFRNFTDEERMQKVDRIRVMARSSPFDKLLMVKCLKQKGHVVAVTGDGTNDAPALKEADIGLSMGIQGTEVAKQSSDIVILDDDIASISTVLMWGRCVYNNIQKFIQFQLTVNVAALVINFIAAVTSGGVPLTAVQLLWVNLIMDTLGALALATEGPTKELLNKPPVGRVEPLITNVMWRNLLAQAIFQITVLLTFQFRGEAIFNVNERVKDTVIFNTFVLCQVFNEFNSRKLEKRNIFKGIHKNRLFIGIIGITIILQIVMVEFLKKFADTERLNGVQWGICIGIAALSWPIGWIMKLIPVPDKPFLSYIRR